TCACACATGCATCAATGGGATAGGGGGCACTCACACATGCATCAGTGGGATAGGGGGCACTCACACCTGTATCAGTGGGATAGGGGGCACTCACACATGCATCAGTGGGAAAGGGGAACACTCACACATGCATCAGTGGGAAATGGGAGCACTCACATATTTATCCGTGGGATAAGGGGGCACTCACACATGCATCAGTGGGATAgggggcactcacacatgtatcagtgggaTAGGGGGGCACTCACATATGCATCCGTGGGATAGGGGGCACTCACATATGTATCCGTGGGATAGGGGGCACTCACACATGCATCAGTGGGAAATGGGAGCACTCACATATGTATCCGTGGGATAGGCGGGCACTCACATATGTATCCGTGGGATAGGGGGGCACTCACATATGTATGCGTGGGATAGGGGGCACTCACACATGCATCAGTGGGAAATGGGAGCACTCACACATGCATCAGTGGCAAATGGGAGCACTCCAATATGTATCCGTGGGATAGGGGGGCACTCACACATGCATCAGTGGGAAATGGGAGCACTCACATATGTATCCGTGGGTAAGGGGGCACTCAAATATGTATCAGTGGGATAGGGGGTACTCACACATGCATCAGTGGGAAATGGGAGCACTCCAATATGTATCCGTGGGTAAGGGGGCACTCACATATGTATCCGTGGGATAGGGGGCACTCACACATGCATCAGTGGGAAATGGGAGCACTCCAATATGTATCCGTGGGATAGGGGGGCACTCACACATGCATCAGTGGGAAAGGGGAGCACTCACATATGTATCCGTGGGTAAGGGGGCACTCAAATATGTATCAGTAAAGAAGGGGGCAGTCACACATTTATCAGGAGAAAAGGGGGAGGGCACTCACACATATATCCGTGGAAGTCTTGACAACTCACACAAGTATAAGTGGGAAGGAGGGATTCAAACATGCATAAGTTGGGTTGAATTACGTTCAATCACAGTTTTATAAAAgtgttctttcttttttctttttttgggatgggggggggggggggggttaacaCATGCGTCTGGGTTGGGGGCTGTGAATGAGGGGGAGGGGCACTCACAGCTGTATCAGTGCTGGGGGAgggggcactcacacatgtatcagtgcgGGGAAAgtgggcactcacacatgtatcagtgcgGGGGGAGGAGGCACTCAAAAATGTATAagtgcggggggggggggggcactcgCACATGTATCAGTATGAATATCTTTACCCTCAGCTGTGattttgaaataagctactttaCAAGCTACTTTAATGTAATAACACATCAAGttgaatatacatgtttttaaattttactacTTGTAATCGAAAATGTATTACGAACAGTATACAATATGTTATCTTTTTTACAGCGGGAGTAAATATGCCAAATGTCGGCGTACACCCTCTCTCAACACCATCATATGTAATCTTCACAATAGACATTCAACTTAACAATTTGAATTGgtgaaaacaataactttacaataaaaaaataatatacagatgaacatttgaaaacaatgcgaacttaaaagtaattatttcatataacgATTTAGATTCGAAGAAAAAgattatttgttaaagaaaattGAGCAACAAGTTGGTAAAAAACAAGtttcaaacaacaacaatacctTATAGAGAAGAAATACAAAAGCAAAGTCATTATGGGAAACTCcttgaaaaagacaaaaataaaaacactcgATGTCAGTAAGGAAATGAAATCCAACAAAGACCCCACGAGTAAACACCGAGCGCAGTTAGAGACAAATACAAATTCGTTAGCAGCAGCCATTGCAGATGTCCGAGGTCGAGAATTAGATCGTATTGATGAGGGCGCAGAGACACACAAGCGAGACATTGACGAACTAGCTACTAGGAAGAAGGCCGAGATTACACAGCACCAGCAGCAGAAGGAGGAAGCCATCAAACCGGGTAGGTTCAATGTTCGTAGTATTGAAAACAATCTAATCTGGTACTTAACCGTTTTCGAATGATTTATGCGCTCAGCAGTAGTACATATCgacataaaaaatgtcaaagtttGAACAACATATCAGGATTTTTCCACGGTCTTTGTTAAAGCTTAGAAATAATCACTGGTAGTAATCACTACTCATCAAATGCAATTTTTACTGAATATGGAATACGTCTGCTAATAAAACTCTCATAtgctaaattatatttatgttagcATCAGACATTGTATATGCCGGGGATCAAGAAATGGAACATATTGATGAGGGCGCAGAAGCACACAAACGAGACATTGACACACTAGCTACTAGGAAGAAGGCCGAGATTACACAGCACCAGCAGCAGCGGCAGGAGGAGGACGAAACCTTCAGAGCGGGTAGGTTTAATACTTACAGTATTGACAAGAATGTAATGTGATATTTAACAGTTTTCCGCTGATTTTTGCAGCCCCAGTATGAGATAAAAACGAAAGTATAACGTCCACTGTtaacatataaaatgttaaagtttgaaGCTTTTTACTTTAGAACTTTCAATCATATCAAAATATCAGAATTTGTCTacaatcattgtttattttttttaaataaataatcactACACAACAAGTGCAATTTTAACTGAATATGGAAAACATAATAAACCTCTTGTATGTGTAATAAATTTTGATCTAGTCATTTCATAAATGCTGATGATAACACGTTTCGGACCCTAAACGTATGTAcctttcaagttttatttatcttaaagaCTCGACGAATAAACACAGAGCGCAGTTagagacaaaaacaaatggGTTAGTAACAGCCATTGAAGATGCTGGGGATCGAGAATTAGAACGCATTGATGAGGGCGCAGAAGCACACAAACGAGACATTGACGAACTAGCTACTAGCAAGAAAGCCGAGATTACACAGCCCCAGCAGCACCATCAGCAGCAGGAGGAGGATGAAGCCGTCAGAGCGGGTAGGTTAAATGATAATAGTGTGGAAAACAATATAATCTGGTATTAAACGTTTTCCGGTGATTTTTGCAGCCCGCTGTATGACATACATACCATCGTATTTGTTTCACTGTTAACACAGGAAAAGTTTGTACCTTTTACTTTTAAACTTTCCATcgtaaacatattaacatatcaGGAGTTGTCTACAATCAGTgtttagttattaaaataagtaaTCACTACAAATCGATTGCAGTTTATCCgaatatatttactttaacaCTTCTATTCTTAACGTTTGTTGTTGTGTATAATTccacattatttctgtattaaGTACAATGACATTTTCCATCGATATCGCGTGCATTTGTttgatacttctgtcctgtcgatgggcgcaataatactaatgggcggggcatattAACTACGGAACtatgtttttcaatgaaatcgtagtaaaattattggcaacctGCAAAACTAAAAAATGCAGtataaagcagttaaaacaaaattagcaacgataatttgattgattctAATATAGATTTTGAtttggatggaacagttgaaaagatattaaatgacaatgatgacgacttatttcggaatttggaattgacatttggtaaaaataaagcatctggCAAAACATAAAATCgaggaaataaaacaataacatattgaaGTGCACCCGGAAACGTCCAGAAGAGACAGCTCAGTTAAACACTAAGTCTTCTCGCGTCCCCTGGCTTTCCTTCCGCGAAAGTATCCATTGCTAAACACGTTACCCCACTCACCGTCACTGTCGTTTCATCCGATACTAACTACCAAAGAAATGGcaatgcacttgctgatttgtTCAACACCTTATTCCAACATGATTCATACATCAACTGATCCTTCAACATAACACTCAATTATGATGATTACACATTTAACTACCTTTACGTATGTAccttttatttatctttaaagacTCGACGAACATACACCAAGCGCAGATAGAGACAAACACAAATCTGTGTTTAACAGCCATTGAAGGAGCTGGTGATCGTGAAATAGAACGTATTTATGAACACCAAGCGCAGATAGAGACAAATACAAATCTGTATGTAACAGCCATTGAGGATGCTGGGGATCAGGAAATACAACGTATTGATGAGGATGCAGAAGCCCACAAGCAAGACATTGACGAACTAGCTACTAGGAATAAGGCAGAGATTAACAAGCACCACCAGCAGGTGGATGAAGCCATCAGAGCGGGTAAGTTCAATGTTTTCAGTATGGAACACAATGTATAGAGGGTAACTGTTGGTTTAAATTATTCACTTCTACACGAGATGAAATtaattgctatcttacactgactcaaacatttttagctctactggccaaaggccagaagagcttatgcgatggtaatgtgtacgtagtatgtgcatccgtgcggtcgtgcgtccgtgcgtctgtaaacaattgcttgtgaacacgatacagtcttcagttttgattgtatctcgatgaaacttgtacagtatctagatatccattagagctgggttcctttcgaaaaccagccagatccgcccatgcatgcctagattatggcccttgatagtatttaaaatgctattgtgtaaacaattggttgtgaacacgatacagtcttcggttttgattgtatctcaatgaaacttgtacagtatctagatatccattagagctgggttcctttcgaaaaccagcaagatccgcccatgaatgcctagattatgggccatgaaagttttaaagaaatgctttctatttttagccagatctgcatgagcgaattctatttttggccaagtttacatgtacatgtaaattcaagtctagagttaagggagacaattttcaagtctaggattttgagagacaatttgctttttgcttctgcagttgattttgtgaattgcTCTgccttgtttttgttgaaagaccattttttagctttaagttctgtagtttgtgcattcatcttaacaaaattggttgtgaatgtttaagttatgcacctggtgtcattactggccacacccagggttcacaggtttggtaaacatacaTCTGGAAagctttaaaaatctttttgtgtgttgtGCATCCATCtaagcacaattgattgtgaatgtttgttcaaattgatcaatgttgtcctaggatgcccttgactttgaccttttgaccaacttttttaacttttaaaactacataaaTTTTTAcaatgagtacagttttgaaagcatttttttaatcatatgacttttacttggcacatattaaaatagttaatgcaactaatctgcttacaatactttctgggctcagatgttgaaagtgctacgttttcaggtaacccaaacacaaaacataaactatatgtctgttgccttttaccgatacatacatgctgtggattgatatgaccacaaaagccatgccagtagagcataggcccttttgagcctcttgttttctttttattttatgccttaaatTGACAGgaaatatcaattaataatactttttttaaaaatacgcgCACATTTTTATGCTCACGTAACGATGTTTTGAAAATGACGTCGATGTAATTGTCTCTCCGCCCTGTACGCGCTGCGGTTTTATTTGGAACCAAGAGcggcttaaatttcaaaacagtgaaaaatacgTATGTGATATTTCTccgtttgaaacagtgaaacatcaattttattttattggtaGTTCTCTTTAAACTACCGTAGAGCATATAATACAATCCGGTATTTACACGTTTTCTGATGATTCTGTTCCCACCAGGTGCATACAAATCTTAATTTGAATTCCACCGTCTACATAGAAAGTTCGAACCTTTTTACTTTATAACTATCAATCGTCAGCAAATCAACATATCAGGACTTGActacatttattgttatattttgatatgttaaCACTTCACATCAAGTGCACTTTGAACTGAAAATGGAATAAATCTGCCAATGAaccttttttatgttaaatgttccagtcattttaaaaataataaggtTTACTCATCTTACACCCTAAACGAATATAACGTTCACATTTTAAATTAGATTTAAAGACACGACGAATATACACCAGGCGCAGATAGagacaaatacaaatatgtatgtTACAGCCATTGAAGATGCAGGGGGTCGAGAAATAGAACGTATTGATGAGGGCGCAGAAGCACACAAACGAGACATTGACGAACTAGCCACTAGAAAAAAGACCGAAATTACACAgcaccaccagcagcagcagcatcatcatcaacagcagcagcgACAACAGGCGGAAAAAGCCTTTAGAGCGGGTAGGTTCAATGTTACATTATTGAAACCAATGTCATCCGGTATTTAAACGTTTACCGATGATTCTGTTCCAACCAGTGGGTGCATACAAATCTTAATTTGAATTCCACTGTCTACATATACAAACGTTTGTTCAAGTATATCctattaaaacataacataaaaaaggGGAAGGCTTAAGCTTCACTGCTGATCTTTTATGACTTCACTGTGAGGGAGAAGAAAATCACGTGATCACAAATGTGAATGGCCATGGTAAAATTCATACACAAAAACGCATTTTTTCATCAggtttttataatttctttcttATCggtattcaatttaaaacagttaagaCCTAGCCCACCATACCCCACTTGATTTCTGCTTTGGTGTGTTATATAGTATgtcattcttcttagtttactTCTTGAAAACAGTCAGAAACAAATTCGGAATTAGAAGGCCCACACATTTTGTATAACTTGcgaaaaacaataataaaactatatattaacaACTGGTTCCTTCCCAAAAACCTATAAAAAAGGCTTATGCCATTTCGATCAGTTAACAAGGCGAACAACCACAATTTTTGAGTCAATTTTGAATGGCTTTCCACTAAATCGTGCGTGGTGCCAAATAATTGTTAACAGTTATATCTTTACTGACAGtagtattttgaacatttttgaacGAGACTGCAccatacttttattttgttcatgtttacataccatcattaaaaaattaaacagaaatgatagtttatataaatgactcatttttagctctaccaTTAGAAGATCAGAAGAGCTATTCTGCTCACCCTAGCTCGGCATCGGCGTCTCATtttgattaaggttttgcatgagAGCATCTTTAAGTATTggaactttagatatgtattcccaactgtccaacctacttaataaatGAAGTTAGACTAAACTAATTTGAATATCATGCAAagtatgggcctttattattcgacttagaaattctggttaaggtttttcatatatattcacatTTAAGTCTTTATCTCAGCAATGCACCATGGATTGCATTATGACTTAACTAaacaaccttcttaattaaccAAGTGAGATAACTCTACCATGCATACAATGCAAATACCTGCCCTTAAATATTCGACATAAAAAATCTGGTTACGGTTGTGGAAGCACACATATGctaacagctcttgttaatatAACTTAAGAGGCatgctttattttgttgttgctgttgttttccGCTAACTCGACCGACCATAATTTTATCTTAATCCCACACTTTTACCGATTGAACGGCCATTTTTTAACGACACGAGCTTCATTTCTTCATtccttttgcatttttttattgaactaCATCGCATCCGGAAAGTCAACAAAGTGGCGGTTTACCAGTGTTTCATAGGAACATATTATCCAGAAAGCAAATAAAATCGTGATAAATGCTACTATTAACAATGAATCCAGGccaattgcataaaacatttggTATGTTTTTACCCTGCCCTACCTTCACCCCCACCCCCCGTCGAAAGGCGAAAGGGATATATCAATGGTTGGCGCTTGTGACTGTTTGTGCGcacgcgcgtgtgtgtgtgcgtgcacTTGAGTACGTACAATCTggaaaagtctttgaggtattgacttcaaactttataAATCTCACCCTTGGTGCACTTTTTTTAAGTGTTTCcttttgttatttcttttcttattttttttatctggaGCATAACATGAAAAGTCTTTGAAGTCTTGACTTTGAAGTTCACATAACGAAAGATCACCTTCAGGAGAAGTGCAATACACATAAACCATAAATCTTGATGCAGTATTGAAAATTGCACTttgtaaattttcattcttATCTTTGGACCGGaacataatttgaaatttatatacttgaaaagtatttgatttaaatttcaCATACAGATATACCTCTTTAAGTGAGGTGCAGtacacaagaaccataactcttggtGCAGTATTTTTTGTCCTGAGCATAaatttgaggtattgacttcaattTTCATAGAAAGATAGATTTCATTTAAgagaaatgcaatacattaaagCCAAACTTCGAGCTGCAGTTTGTTTTGCAGCCGTTTCTTAAATTTAATACTTATTTGTTGTCcggaacataatttaaaagatcTTCAAAGTATTTACTTCaaacatcttttaaaagaaaCTCTCTTTAAGGAGAAGTGCGGTTCATAAGAAACATAACTCTGGGTGcagtatgtttgtttattccCTTGGTTAATTTTCATACTCATTTTAAGTCCGGTGCATAATTTTAAAAGTCTGTGAGATATTGATATATCAAACTTCGTAAACTTATATGTCTCATTGAGGTAAAGTGTAAACAACTTGAATCATATCTCTGGGTGCAGTATTTCTTTAAGTAATTAAGAAATTGTAGATTTGGCctaatttttagctcgactttttgaaaaataaggaGGCTTTACTTCTCGCCCCGGCATTGGTGTCTGTGTCCGGTATAATTTTTGTGGCACGTTGGCATTTCCACTTATCACTTAtcactccaatacccttcatttgAATCACTTACTTCTTAATACACTTGTTCTGGACTATCACTCAATGAGGTTACCTAACTCCATAGCATCCTAAATACAAACtattgcccctgattgacttcggagcttaggttaaagtttaagggcacattgtgtcaggcAAAAGTTATAGGGCCTGACTGGAGTTTTACTTATTACTCCTATAGccttcattcaattgaattAATACCACGCACAATTTTTACGACCTTATGTTAGGGTTACATAACACCAATTTTTCCTTGTTTTGTATTGCTTTTacacattcggagctcctcggccatttttatcgaaaacaacctcggatgtatttggacggtttacatactcaaaaagaggtacgtttaagtccgctgcaagtagatcgcgtagtaattttatttagcagttaaactttatgactaaactcttggaaatcttaattatgtttgcaataatatacttcactgacaatcaatttaaacttggatcaataaaaacaattctaaaacactacatttcataaatgatattatttaaaattttacgaactacttcagctgatgtaccggcatacatccgaggttgttttcgataaaaatggccgaggagttccgaatggcttTTACAggattattgtattcatttctaagataAAGCGGCATAACAGAGCGTGCTGTCCGATTTTTTTAATGGTTAAGGTTACATCTTGTCGATGGAAGCTTTATTCGCTACCCTTAAACACTGATAACAAGTGTGGTTGATCGCCTACAGTTTCGTAGTTTTGTGGTCCACATGTTTTGATAGTTTACAATTTCTTTCAACAAAATCATTTCACCTTTCAAACGTACTTTAAATGGTATATATAAGCGTTAATGATATGGTTTTCGTGAATAACCTATTAAAGATAGCCGTGTTATTACTTTCCATATGTGGTCGTCTGCTTCGccgatttatattttttttactaaaaaaaacacaagtataAAGTGGCAAACGGTGGGCTCAGTCTCTTTTTTAAATCGATTACtaattgaatacaaaaactttagcttgtattgtttgtgtaaatGGCACCGTGGTCATTAACATCTGTGGTCATGTGGTAGTTTTGTTCCCTTGCAGTGTcacttaaatatttgtacaatagCAAATGTGgaatataacaaaaatgttttctttgttccaGAGCTAAAAGAAACTCTACTAAACGACCATTTAAAACGCAACTCGTTCCTTTCGCTTGGACCGTTTATTTCTTCGGATGATTCACGTCTGAAGGAATTTTACGTTTCTCCAACGCTGTCTGAGGTTTTACAACAACGGATAAGCAAGAAGAACGGACCAAGGGAACATAAGACACGTCCGATTACATCCCTTGAACAAATGTTGACTCCTGCTGATAGAACGAAGCAATTTACAATCATAACCGCGAATGCTGGTGTTGGTAAAACATCGTTTTGTAAGTTTTTAGCTGTTTTGTGGTGCGAGTTACATGGTCACAAGACGGATACAATCAGCACATTTAAAGAGAGGTTTGTCATTCGTTTTGAATCTTTAGAAGACATACCCTATCTTCTCTACATTCCAATGAAGGATATTCCACCACACAGCACCCATTCCattgaagaaattatttttGCGCATTTAGAGAATGTGATTGGATACTCTAAGCAAGATCGAGACAGATTGAGAAGAGTTTTCATGGACGAACGATGTTTGGTCATCTTAGATGGAATGGACGAGTCTTCCTTGTCAAAGCTTGACTCAGCAATGGCCAAACGGAAGTACAGCATTATTATTACATGCCGCCCGTGGAAACTCGCAGATACGGTATTACCgaagtacatgcatgttaataTTGATGATCTCAGTCGCATTTCACAAACTAACCTGTTTGAACACGTGAATAAAATCTTAAACGCACAATATTCAACCATATTTGAAGTTCAGGATTTCTTAGCAACTTTGGAGGCTAGGAAACTGCAGCCTCTATCCTCCAACACGCTCGTGGGTCTGCAACTATACAGTCTCTGGCATGACCAACGTATGGACGACGAAACatcagaaaataacaaaacaagtaTGACGCTTGGACCAACAAGATCACACATCTATGCAGACATATTAGAAACGATGTTCAGTCTAGAAATTAAAAAGAGAAAAGAATTTTCAGAACGTCCACAAAATAAAATTCCCACACAAAGACCTCTTCCTAAATGCTTTGAGGGACGGAAATTGTGTAAAGCAAAATCCTGTTTGATTTATGAAACAGGCAAGATTGCTCTCAATATGTTAGTTAACTCGAAGATCGAGTTTGATGAGAAAACCATGCATTCGTTACTAGATGGGCAATTTCTTTTAGATTCAGGACTCATTTCAGCCTATAGGTCACACAAGTGCAGTATTGAAAACAAAGTGTACCATTTTCTACACAAAACCTACCAGGAAATGTTTGCAGCAATATATATTTCGTCACTGAATTTCACGAGTAAAGACTGGCTTAAGCTTGAAGACAACTTCGATACTGTGTTTTCACCGGACATAATGTCATTCTTGTGCGTGATGAATTACGAGCAGGGCCGGCGATGTTCGGAAATATTCGGCAACATGGAGCGGAAGTTTTACAGAGAATACACATTTTATACCAATGAGATAATCGAATACCAAGAGGCCGTGCAACTGGCGTACAACGAATGTGTGAACAATGGTGTGTCAGAGCCGCAAGACATGCAAGGTTAAATAGGGAAATCGCTGCGTCAACACGTCCACTCTTGCAACACAACCTTGGCGAACTGTATTCGTGTGTTATTGAATGTTCCGAAGAATACCCTGCTAATACAAGCATTACAAGCATGGAACAACTTAACACATTATACATATCGAGTGAAGAAGAGGGCAATGCTTCTCTACAAAGTATTCCAACATTGTTTCTTAACAAATTAACAGTTCTTTGTCTATCCGATTTGAACATAGAAACTGATAATCTAAACCTGGCCTTTTGTGgaaatattaaagtaattatTCTGCAAAACCTCCGCCTCAGGCATGTGACCATCGCCCCGACCCAGCTAGAGAAGTTCTTGGTCATTATCAAGGATAACATACGAGAGAACATACCGCCTATGGAGGTGACATTCGCACACGGGAGACAgtttacaaacacattaaaggAGCTCAATCTTGACAAcgttactttaaatgaaacacttaatatacagCAGTGTGATCAACTACAAAAACTATGGCTGTACACATTAACATTTTCTGACGACTTCCACCTGGATCTGTCATTATTCACGCACCTTTCTGAGGTAGTTCTTCAAAACCTCCGCCTCAGGCATGTGACCATCGCCCCGACCCAGCTGGAGAAGTTCGGTGTCTCTATCAGGGATAACACACGAGAGAACATACCGCCTATGGAGGTGACATTCGCACACGGGAGACAgtttacaaacacattaaagaaGCTCACTCTTGCCTAcgttactttaaatgaaacacttaatatacagCAGTGTGATCAACTACAAAAACTATGGCTGGACACATTAACATTTTCTGACGACTTCCGCCTGGACCTGTCCTCATTCACGCACCTTTCTGAGGTAGTTCTTCAAAACCTCCGCCTCAGGCATGTGACTATCGCCCCGACCCAGCAGGAGAAGTTCTGGGTCTCTATCAAGAATAACATACGAGAGAACATACCGCCTATGGAGGTGACATTCGCACACGGGAGACAgtttacaaacacattaaaggAGCTCTGTCTTGACAAcgttactttaaatgaaacacttaatatacagCAGTGTGATAAACTACAAGAACTATGGCTGGACACAAGAACATTTTCTGACGACTTCCACCTGGACCTGTCC
This genomic stretch from Mya arenaria isolate MELC-2E11 chromosome 10, ASM2691426v1 harbors:
- the LOC128206232 gene encoding uncharacterized protein LOC128206232, yielding MGNSLKKTKIKTLDVSKEMKSNKDPTSKHRAQLETNTNSLAAAIADVRGRELDRIDEGAETHKRDIDELATRKKAEITQHQQQKEEAIKPASDIVYAGDQEMEHIDEGAEAHKRDIDTLATRKKAEITQHQQQRQEEDETFRADSTNKHRAQLETKTNGLVTAIEDAGDRELERIDEGAEAHKRDIDELATSKKAEITQPQQHHQQQEEDEAVRADSTNIHQAQIETNTNLCLTAIEGAGDREIERIYEHQAQIETNTNLYVTAIEDAGDQEIQRIDEDAEAHKQDIDELATRNKAEINKHHQQVDEAIRAAIEDAGGREIERIDEGAEAHKRDIDELATRKKTEITQHHQQQQHHHQQQQRQQAEKAFRAELKETLLNDHLKRNSFLSLGPFISSDDSRLKEFYVSPTLSEVLQQRISKKNGPREHKTRPITSLEQMLTPADRTKQFTIITANAGVGKTSFCKFLAVLWCELHGHKTDTISTFKERFVIRFESLEDIPYLLYIPMKDIPPHSTHSIEEIIFAHLENVIGYSKQDRDRLRRVFMDERCLVILDGMDESSLSKLDSAMAKRKYSIIITCRPWKLADTVLPKYMHVNIDDLSRISQTNLFEHVNKILNAQYSTIFEVQDFLATLEARKLQPLSSNTLVGLQLYSLWHDQRMDDETSENNKTSMTLGPTRSHIYADILETMFSLEIKKRKEFSERPQNKIPTQRPLPKCFEGRKLCKAKSCLIYETGKIALNMLVNSKIEFDEKTMHSLLDGQFLLDSGLISAYRSHKCSIENKVYHFLHKTYQEMFAAIYISSLNFTSKDWLKLEDNFDTVFSPDIMSFLCVMNYEQGRRCSEIFGNMERKFYREYTFYTNEIIEYQEAVQLAYNECVNNGVSEPQDMQG